In Diorhabda carinulata isolate Delta chromosome 6, icDioCari1.1, whole genome shotgun sequence, a single genomic region encodes these proteins:
- the LOC130895451 gene encoding zinc finger protein ZFP2-like, translating to MDIQNLEEETDIHDNFLSSIDIKQELIDEVPTIEIQNRNEQVNTIHTIKQEINDDLNTTEIFDNNVDVLNKTTRNISSTQFKLNKPGFSKATHRKGIKLKVTGLIRDGKHSQPNSMGLMICVYCGNLYTKQEELLYHLAINHCIKGNKFSKIRMHHKTKSDTCIVGNINIKDEIEVIEHKLKVELQDTLNQLDVTNNLNSNLHKRLKSIQTKSNMHLHTYTRTKPFKYDIGRSLFSYKSNSNIKMHSHPGEKPFKCDICSKTFSQRSGLKRHLYNHTGEKSFKCDICSKTFSQSSDLKSHLRSHTGEKPFKCEVCFKTFSRRNGLKIHSYTHTGEKPFKCDICFKTFPQSSDLKKHLRNHTGEKPFKCDICLKPFSRKINLKTHLCSHTGTKPFKCDICLKTFSDKSILKRHLHSHTGEKPFKCDICLKTFTWKINLKRHFHSHTAEKPFKCDICLKTFSDTSHLKAHLRIHTGEKPFKCDVCLKTFSEKSGLKRHLRTHTGEKPFKCDICLKPFSQKILLKTHLHSHTGEKPFKCDICFKTFSDRSNLKRHLPSHTREKPFKCDICFTTFLQSIDFNAHLCIHTGEKPFKCDICLKSFSQISNLNRHSRIHTGEKPFKCEICLKTFSDRSNLKRHLQSHTGGKPFKCDICSKPFSRKINLTTHLCSHTGENICGNVQEKNH from the exons ATGGATATCCAAAATCTTGAAGAAGAAACTGATATCCacgataattttttatcaagtatCGATATAAAACAAGAATTAATTGACGAAGTACCTAcaatagaaattcaaaatagaaatgaaCAAGTAAATACAATTCACACGATCAAACAAGAAATCAACGATGACTTGAATACAACTGAGATATTTGATAACAATGTGGATGTACTTAATAAAACAACAAGGAACATTTCGAGTACTCAATTCAAACTAAACAAACCGGGATTTTCGAAAGCTACCCATAGAAAGggaattaaattaaaag TTACAGGACTGATAAGAGATGGGAAACATTCGCAACCAAATTCTATGGGGTTAATGATATGTGTATATTGTGggaatttatatacaaaacaaGAAGAATTGTTATACCACTTGGCAATAAATCATTGTATAAAAGGAAACAAATTTTCCAAGATTAGAATGCACCATAAAACTAAAAGTGATACATGTATTGTGggaaatattaatatcaaagaTGAAATTGAAGTGATTGAACATAAATTGAAAGTAGAGCTACAGGACACCTTAAACCAGTTGGATGTTACCAATAATTTAAACTCAAATTTACATAAGCGTTTGAAATCAATTCAAACCAAATCAAATATGCATTTACATACTTACACAAGGACTAAACCATTCAAATATGATATTGGTAGGAGCCTATTCTCTTATAAAagtaattcaaatataaaaatgcataGTCACCCTGGAGAAAAGCccttcaaatgtgacatttgttctaaaactttttcacaGAGAAGTGGTTTGAAGAGACATTTGTATAATCATACAGgagaaaaatcattcaaatgtgatatttgttctaaaactttttcacaGTCAAGTGATTTGAAGTCACATTTGCGCAGTCATACAGGAGAGAAGCCATTCAAATGcgaagtttgttttaaaactttttcacgTAGGAATGGTTTGAAAATACATTCGTATACTCATAcgggagaaaagccattcaaatgtgacatttgttttaaaacttttccaCAGTCAAGTGATTTAAAGAAACATTTGCGTAaccatacaggagaaaagccattcaaatgtgatatttgtttgaaaccATTTTCACGGAAAATTAATTTGAAGACACATTTATGTAGTCATACAGGAacaaaaccattcaaatgtgacatttgcttaaaaactttttcagataAGAGTATTTTGAAGAGACATTTGCATAGTCATACAGGAGagaagccattcaaatgtgatatttgtttgaaaacatttacatggaaaattaatttgaaaagacATTTTCATAGTCATACAgcagaaaagccattcaaatgtgacatttgtttgaaaactttttcagataCAAGTCATTTGAAGGCACATTTGCGTATCCATACTGGAGAAAAGCCTTTCAAATGTgatgtttgtttgaaaactttttcagaaAAGAGCGGGTTGAAGAGACATTTGCGTActcatacaggagaaaaaccattcaaatgtgatatttgtttgaaaccATTTTCACAGAAAATTCTTTTGAAGACGCATTTGCATAGtcacacaggagaaaaaccattcaaatgtgacatttgttttaaaactttttcagaCAGAAGTAATTTGAAGAGACATTTGCCTAGTCATACaagagaaaagccattcaaatgtgatatttgttttacaacttttttacaGTCCATTGATTTCAATGCACATTTGTGTAtccatacaggagaaaagccatttaaatgtgacatttgtttgaagtCTTTTTCACAGATAAGTAATTTGAATAGGCATTCACGTAtacatacaggagaaaagccattcaaatgtgaaatttgtttaaaaactttttcagataGAAGTAATTTGAAGAGACATTTGCAAAGTCATACGGGGggaaagccattcaaatgtgatatttgttcgAAACCATTTTCACGGAAAATCAATTTGACGACACATTTGTgtagtcatacaggagaaaacATTTGCGGAAATGTACAAGAGAAAAACCATTGA